Genomic segment of Sphingopyxis sp. QXT-31:
TCGAGGGTCAGTCTCAGGCGATGATCGTCGGCATTCAGATTGAGGCTGGCGATCTGTTCCTCGGGAATGCCGTCAACCGACCAGCCCCAGACGAGGCCGGTGAGCATTTTCGTCAGGTCGCGCGGCAGTCCGAGCGCCTTGCCGACCTCGGCCACGGCGCCGCGCGTCCGATAGCGTGTGACCACGGCGGTCAGCGCGGAGCGATGCCGCCCGTAGGTGTCGTAAATCCACTGGATGATTTCTTCGCGCCGCTCATGCTCGAAGTCGACGTCGATATCGGGCGGTTCCTTGCGTTCCCCCGAGACGAAACGCTCGAAGAGCAACTCATGCTTGATCGGATCGATCGAGGTCACGCCGAGCAGGAAGCAGACGCAGCTGTTCGCCGCGCTCCCTCGACCCTGGCACAGGATCCCGCGCCGCCGGCTCTCGGCGACGATCGAGTTGACGGTCAGGAAATAGGGTGCGTAGCCAAGCTCGCCGATCAGCCGCAGCTCATGATCGATCTGTCTCCGATAGGCAGGCGGCACGCCGCCCGGAAACATACGAACCGCGCCTTCCTCGGTGAGCGCGGCGAGCGCCTCCTGCGCGCTCCGCCCCGCCATCACTTCCTCATAGGGATATTGGTAGCGGATCTCGGCGAGGTCGAAGCGGCAGGCCGCGGCGATGTCGGCGGTCGCCTGGATCGCGTCAGGAAAGAGCGCGAAGCGCCTTTCCATCTCGGCGGGCGACTTCATAGCGCGATCCATGAAGCGTTCGCGCTTGAAGCCGAGCGCGTCGACGGTCGTCTTTTCGCGGATCGCGGTCAGCACATCCTGCAGCGGCCGGCGCTCGGGGGCATGATAGAGAATGTCTCCGCACGCCACACAGCGTATGCGCGCTTCGCGGGCTAGCGCGTCGAGCGCGCGCAGCCGCGCGAAATCGCCGGGGCGCCGCCGGAGCGCAAGCGCCAGATAGGCATCGCTGCCGAAAACATCCCGCAGTTCGCCAAGGTCGAAGCGCGTCCGCTCGCCGGCGGCATCGGGAAGCAGGATGGCAACCAGCCCTTCGGCCCATGCCGCGACATCGGTCCAGTCGAGCCAGCAATTGCCTTTCCCGCCGCGCGCCTTGCCTAGCGTCAGCAGCCGGGTCAGCCGTGACCAGGCGGCGCGATCCTTGGGATAGAGCAAGAGCGAACGGCCGTCGCGAAGATCGATCCGCGATCCCGGGATGAGCCGGACTCCCGTCGCCTCCTGCCCCGAGAGACCGCGGACCATGCCGGCGACGCTGCCGCGGTCGCAGAGCCCGAGCGCCGAATGACCGAGCAAAGCCGCCGCTGCGAACATCTCCTCGGGCGCCGAAGCCCCCCGCAGGAAGGAGAAATGGCTGGTCGTCTGGAGCTCGACATAGGTCGTCATCCGAACACGCCGTGCATGTACCAGCTCAAATCGCCGGTATTTCCCTCTTGTGCGTCGCCGCGGCGGAACAGCCAGAAGCGCTCGCCGCTCTCCGCCTCCACCCGGAAATAGTCGCGGACCGCCCACATCTCGCCCGCGCGCCGCCACCATTCGCCATGGATGCGTTCGGGTCCGTCGCCCGCGACGACGCGGTAGCTCCGCCCGCGCCACGCGAAGCGGCGCGGCGGATGGTCGGGGAGCAGCGCGACGACGCCCGACAGGGCCTCGGGCCGCGCGAGCATACGGATGGGCCGGACCCAGGCCGGCCAGCCGTCCGGCGTTGCGAGCGGGCCGGCACGGCCGATCGCGCGCTCGGGCACGTCGCTTTCGATAGCCGAGAGGCGAAACAGCGCTGCCTCGCCCGCGCGGCCCGCAAGCTGGTCGACGAGCGGCGCAATATCGGGCGTCCGCGGCTCGTCCGTGAGCCCCGCGCCGATCGCCTCGGGCGTCAGCGCATCGACCTGCGGCGCGGCGAGCGCCATCGCCTCGATCCCTAGCCCGGGCTCGATCCGGTCGATGCGGAGCTTGAAGAGGCGTAGCAGATGCTTAGTGTCGCGCGTCGCCCGCGCCGTCCCGACCGCGACGCGCTGCTCGCGCGCATCGACGCGCTCGCAGCTGAGCACCGCCGTGCGCACGCCAAGGCCGCGTTCGTGCAGATCGGCGACAAGATCGCCGACGAGATCGGCGATCACCTGCTCGATTGCCTCGGCCGTCGCGATCGGCTCGACGAGCCGCCTCGATACGAAAGGCATCTCGAACGGCACGACGGGCACGATTGGCTCGGGCACATGCCCGCGCGCCTGGTCGAGCCGCTCGACCGCGCCGCGCCCGAGCCGGCGCGCGAGCGGCCCGCGCGGCATGGGATAAAGGTCTACGATCCGCTCGATCCCGAAGCGCGCTGCCGCCGCCAGCGCCTCCGGCGCGAGCCGGAGCGCGCGAAGCGGCAACGGCGCAAGCGCCTCCCCTTCCTCCCTTTCCGGCAAAACCAAAGTCGCCGCGCCGCCAAAGCGCGCGAGCGCGTGCGCGGCGCCGGGGGTTCCGGCGATCGCGACGCGCGCGGTGAAACCGAGGCGGCGCAGGAACGACACAAGCCGCGAGGCGAAGCGCGCCTCGCCGCCGAAGAGGTGGGTGGTGCCGGTGAGGTCGAGCCAGAGCCCGTCGCTTCCCGACACCGCCGCAGTCGGCGTCCAGTGCCGAACCGCATGGAGAGCCAGGCGGTCAAGCCACGCCGCATCGGCCTCGGGAGCAGCATCGAGCACGTCCAGATCGGTCACGAGCGCTCGTGCATGCGCTGCCGCCAGGCCGGGCGCGAGGCCGAGATCGAGCGCCAGAGGGCAAGCGGCAGTGACGATATCGCGCTGGCCGGAGCGCGCGACGAGGATCGTCGGGCGGGCGCCCCACGGAATAGCTATCGGAAGCGCGCTGCCTGTCGCCGCGCTCCCGTCGTCGCTGCGTGCCATGCGAAAGACCGGCGCAGCCGCTTCGCTTCGCCGTCCCAGCTCGCGCATCGGCGGCCGCTGGTGTGCTGGCAGCGCATCGATAGCGGCCCGGTCGGGCCGTGCATGCGCCGAGTTTTCCTGGGCCCAGCGCGCGCCCGGTCGCCAGCCGCCGCCGCGCGGCACTGAACAGGCTCCGGGGTTATCGTCGATGGGCTCGGGCAAGCGCGGTTCGAGCCGCGCGAACTCAGGCGGCGTGCCCGAGCGCGAGATCGACGCCGCCCGCCGCAATCGCTCGATCGCGAGTTGCGGCAGGAAGAGCGAGGCGACCCTGGTCATCGCACGCCTCCAGTTCGAGGGAAAAAGGCGGCCCGCCGCGCTGGCGGACAAGCTCGACCGACCAGCGCCCGCGCCCGACGCCGGGCATCGTAAGCGGCGACGAGGCAAGGCTCCCGATCCGCCAGCGCGTGCAGGCCAGCGAGAGATCGGTGAGCGGGCATTGGCCGTAACGCCGGTAGCGGCGATAGAGCAGCATCGGCGTCTTGCCTTCGGAGGCCGCGAGCTGCAGCCGGCGCGTCGCGGTCTGGTCGGCCGCCTTCACTTCGGCCACCACGCAGGCGAGTGCCCCGTCGCGAAGCGCGTCCTCGCACATCGCAAGCAGTTCCTTGTCGGTCTTCCCCTGCGCATAAAGCACCCGCTCAGGCCCGAGCCCGGCCTGTTCAAGCCCGGGGGCATAAAGATCGAAGCGGGTCAGCGCCCAGAGCGCCGACAGGCCCGGCGCCGCGAAGCGCGCGGCGATCCCGGCAGCAAACAAGGTCGCCGCCGCGTCGTCGCTCCAGCTCGCAGAGGCGGCCGCAACCTCATGGAGGCCCGCGCCATCGAGCCCGCCGCCGCTGAGAAGATGGTCGAGCGGGCCAACGCCGAACGGCAGCACCGGCCCGCGTACTGACTGGGCGCGCGCCACCGCCTCGCGAAGCGATTGAAGCTCCTCGGCGCTTGGCCGGGGCTGCGTGAAAGGCGGTGCGGTCATATCCGGTTCGACTCAAATGTTCCCTATATGTTCTACCCTGTCGGAACGGACGTCAAGCGACCTGCGGCGGCCCACTGTGGATCATTCAGTGACGCGACACCTTCGCCGCTATAATCGGGCGGATAAATTCATGCCGATCACCACCGATCTTCCCTGGAACGAACTCGCGATCTACGCCGTCGGCGCCGCGCTGATTCTCGTCATCCTGTTCAAGATTCCCTATGTCGGCCGCGTCCTTCGCGCGCTTTTCTCCTTTGCGCTCCTCGCCTTCGGCATTTTCCTCGTGCTTCAGCAGGCGCCCTTCGATCCCAATCTGTCGCGAATCACCGCTAACCTCGGTCTCGACACGCAGGAGGTCGTCGGCAACGAGGTCCGCATTCCGATGAGCCGCGACGGGCATTTCTGGGCCGAGGTCGAACTCAATGGCACAAAGCGGCGAATGCTGGTCGACAGCGGCGCCACGGTCACCGCGCTGTCCGAGGCGACCGCTGCGGCCGGGGGCGTTAAGGCCGATGCGACGCTCGTGCCTCTGCTCATGAAAACCGCGAACGGCACCGTGCGCGCCGACGCGGGCACCGTCGACCGGCTCCGAATCGGCGGCATCGAGGCGCGAAAGCTGAAAATCGTCATTTCGCCGGGACTCGGCGACACCGACGTCCTCGGCATGAACTTCCTCTCGCAGCTGAAGTCTTGGCGCGTCGAAGGCCGGACATTGATCCTGACCCCCAAAGCTTCGGACCCGGCGGCCTAGCGATCGGCGGCGCGCGCCAATCGCGCCAGCGTCCGCTCGTCGCGGACCCCGCCGAACCAGCGATCGAGCGCCGCCGCGAACAAGGGGCGATCGCTCGCCGCCTCGAACAAGGTGAGCGACGAGCGCAGCTTCACCGCGTCGACCTCGCCGAAGACCGCGACGGGATCGCTCAGCGCGACATCCTGGAGCGCCGCGACGCATTCGGAATAGCGGGCACCGAGGAGCGGGTGCGCGAGATAGGCGCGGGCCTCACCCAGATCGGCGATCGCATAATGCTGCGCCATGGCGCTTCGCCCGAGCCCGGCGAGCTGCGGGAAGATGAACCACATCCAGTGCGAGCGCTTCTGGCCACGGCCGATCTCGCCGAGAGCCCGCGGATAAATCTCCGCCTGCGCCTCGACGAAGCGATCGAGCCCGTCATGGTCGCTCATAAGGCAAGCGCTCCCTGCGCCGGCGGTTTGCCATAGACCTGGCGAACCTCGAGGCTGCCTTCGGGAAGCCATTGCAGAATATCAGCCGCGGGCACGCGCGGATCGAGCCAGTCCGCCCAACGATCGCGCGGCAGCGGAATGATCTGGCGATGATGATAGGGTGCGATATCGGGACCGGCGTCCATCGTGAGCAGGCTGAAGGCTTCGCCGACAAAGGCATCGCGCCAGATCCCCGCCATGCAGAACCAGCGATGATCCTTCATCGTGAAGAGCCACTTATCGAGGCGCTTTTGCGATTTGTCGGTCGGATCGGTGAATTCATAGAAGCCGTCGCAGAGGACGAGGCAGCGCTGCGCGCCAAGATCGCGCCCTTCGGAGCGGATATTGTAGACGGGCTTGCTCCCTTGCCCCGGCCAGCTCCAGCGCCGGTTGACGAGCTCGCCGACCGCATCGCCGTCACTCGCCTTCACGATCGGGGCCATGTCGGTGATTCGCACATCCTCGCGCGCCGGGACGTTCGGCGCGCCCTCGGGCATCTTGATCTTGATCTGGAGGTCGTCGAAATCCTCGGCGATCGAGGCGATGTCGACTTCCAGCCTGTAATCATTGCACATTCGCAGAAGTTCCCTGGCCCTTGCGACTCATCTTCGTTCCCATTATGTTCCACGTATGGGAATAGCGCCAACCCCTTTCGATCCCGATGCCCCGGACGGCGGACGACGTGCGCTCATAAGGCGCAATCCCGAGGATGAAAATGAGGTCGAAATGGTCGAGGCGGTCTGGGGAAGCGATCCGCGTTTCTCGGACGGCGTCAATTTCCGCTTCGTCCGCTCCGAAGGCCGCGTCTTTCCGAAGCGCCGCTGCCTGATCCCGGCGTCTGAGTTCCGCATGGGCACCGGCGACCACAGGTACAGGGTCACGCTCGACAGCGGTAATTTCTTTTATCTTGCCGCCATCTGGGATCCCCCGCTTGCCGACTGGCCGCTCTCCTACCGGATCCTCACCATCCCGGCCGGCGCGGACGTGCTTCCCTACCAGACGCGGCACGGCGTTATCGTCGAGCGGCGCAACGTCATGCACTGGCTCGATGGCACGCAGCCCAACGAGGTGCTGTTCGAAGAGCCGCCGCGCCACACGTTTTTCGTCGAGCCTCTTCGCGCGCAAGCCGATCTGCCACTGTGACAACGCAAAGCTTGGATCGCACCATGCCCGGGTGCCAAGCCGATCTGTTCGGCACGTCGCTTCCTGCCGGTCTTAGCTACTGCAATGACTTCGTCGCTCCCGGTGAGGAGCAAAGTCTGATCGCCCTTGTCGAAGCGGCAAATCTTACCCCGTTCCAGTTCCAACTATGGGAAGGAAAGCGGCTTACCCGCTCGTTCGGCTGGACCTACGATTTCCAGACAGGCCGCTTTGCGCCGGGCGACCCCATTCCCGCGTGGCTCGAACCGCTCCGCGAACGCGCCGCAGACTTTGCCGGTCTCCCAAACACCGCTCTCGAGCAGGCGCTCCTCATCCAATACGGGATCGGTGCCGGGATCGGCTGGCACAAAGATCGCCCGGTCTTCGAGAATGTGATCGGCGTGTCGCTCGGATCGACGGCCACCATGCGCTATCGTCGTAGATGCGCCGACCGGTTCGAGCGCCGCACGGCCGAACTCGCGCCACGCTCGATCTATCATATGCAGGGCGAGATTCGCGACGAGTGGGAACACAGCATTGCGGCGATGCCGACCCCGCGCTGGTCGATCACGTTTCGCAGCCTTCGATGATCCGCACAAGGTAACGGGCTACTCCATCCGACTAACGATCTTTTGGCGCTGCCGTACAATCATCGATCTGTTCGCGAAGCTTTCCGCGCCTTGCGACCCAGGAGAGTTCTTCCTTTCAGGAAAACCGAGATCTTCATCTGACGCCCGCTCGGTAGCAATCGGGTGCGCACCACGACTTCGCCTGCGGCATCAATACCGTGAACCTGAAACACCGACTTCGCGATGTCCAACCCGATCGTCGCAATCTTCTCCATCGTTGCTCTCCTCCAGCTCATCCCGCAGATCATACCGCGGGGAGTTGGAGAGCCGTCCACGTCATCAATTGCGGACCGACGGCTTTCGGGCTGTTGATCCCAAGAAGCCGACACTCGCTCAGTTGCTCAAGCGCCGCGCTGCCTCGGCTCTCCAAACTGTAACGCCCCAAGGGCGGTCTCAACATCTCGATGAAAAGCATTGCTTCCAAATTTCATGAAAATATGATTTTATAGTTTCATGAAATTTGACGAAACGACGGGCGGTGGCGATGACGAGCATCTCCAAATTCAAGTCCCTGCGGCGACCAAACGCGATCTCGGTCAGCGTGCGCTTGATACCCGTGAGCCGCTCCGTATGGTCGTACTGAGGGCGTTGGCAGCCTACGGCGTGACAGTGCCGGAGGGCGCGATCACCGATCGACGGAAACGCAGCTAATGGCCGACGACTTCGAAGCGTTGACCATCGATCAATATGTTCGCGAGGCAGCGCGGACCGATCAACGCAAGGGTCCAGGGACGATCGGCTTTACGATGCTGGGTCTGGTCGGCGAAACCGGCAGCCTACTCGCCGAAGCCAAGAAGAAGCAGCGAGATGCCGCGTCCTATCTGGGCTACGCCGAGGCGGTCGCCGAGGAGATTGGCGATGTGCTCTGGTATCTCGCCGCGGTTGCGCGCCGACATCGGCTAGCGCTGAGCGACATCGCAGCCGCCGCGCTGGTCGCCGACGGCGTCTACCGCGCCGGGGCCAATGCCGCCCTCAGTTTGCACGCGCTGCAACCAGCGCATATGCCGCTCGCCAAGGCACCGATGCCGAAGTTCGAGCATGGGCTGCTGGGACTGGCAGGCGAGGTCGGACTCCTGGCCCGCGACATCGACGGCGCCGGTCAGCCGGGCCACCGCGCAGCCGTGGCCCAGAGTATGGTGGCGATCATGCGCCGTTTGATCCAAGCCGCCACTGATTCCGGCGTTACGCTGGAAGGGGCCGCCATCAAGAATCTCCAGAAGATATTCGACCGCTGGCCCCGCGAACGGCAATATCCTCCAGCGTTCGACGAGAGTAACGATGCCGAGGAACAACTTCCGCGGACGATGGAAGTCGACGTTTATGAGCGCACGGTGCGCGGGCAAGTCTATGTCTACCAGCGCTCGCGCGGCGTATATGTCGGGGATCGGCTGACCGATAACGCCATGGAACCGGACGATTATCGGTTCCACGACGTCTTCCACTATGCCTATGTCGCGGTGCTAGGCTGGTCGCCTGTCATTCGTGCGTTGCTCCGACTCAAGCGAAAGAGCGACCCCAAGCTGGACGACGCCGAGGATGGTGCTCGGGCTATACTGATCGAGGAAGGGGTAACGTCTTGGCTATTCGGACAGGCCCAGCAGCTCAATTTCTTCGAAGGCGTGAAGCCAGGTGGACTTCCGCTGGACATGCTCAAACATGTTCGCCAATTCGTCGCCGGCTACGAGGCTGACCGCTGCCCGCTATGGCTCTGGGAGGAGGCAATTCTCCAAGGCTACGCGGCTTTTCGTTTCCTCCAGAAGAACCGACGGGCGCGAATCGGTATCGATTTCGCCCGCCGCCGCTTGCGTATCAAGGAGTTGCCGTGATGACCCCCAAAAGCTTTGTAACGGCGCTCGCGGCTGCTGACCTGCCCTCGGTCTT
This window contains:
- a CDS encoding alpha-ketoglutarate-dependent dioxygenase AlkB, whose protein sequence is MDRTMPGCQADLFGTSLPAGLSYCNDFVAPGEEQSLIALVEAANLTPFQFQLWEGKRLTRSFGWTYDFQTGRFAPGDPIPAWLEPLRERAADFAGLPNTALEQALLIQYGIGAGIGWHKDRPVFENVIGVSLGSTATMRYRRRCADRFERRTAELAPRSIYHMQGEIRDEWEHSIAAMPTPRWSITFRSLR
- a CDS encoding DUF6504 family protein, with the translated sequence MTRVASLFLPQLAIERLRRAASISRSGTPPEFARLEPRLPEPIDDNPGACSVPRGGGWRPGARWAQENSAHARPDRAAIDALPAHQRPPMRELGRRSEAAAPVFRMARSDDGSAATGSALPIAIPWGARPTILVARSGQRDIVTAACPLALDLGLAPGLAAAHARALVTDLDVLDAAPEADAAWLDRLALHAVRHWTPTAAVSGSDGLWLDLTGTTHLFGGEARFASRLVSFLRRLGFTARVAIAGTPGAAHALARFGGAATLVLPEREEGEALAPLPLRALRLAPEALAAAARFGIERIVDLYPMPRGPLARRLGRGAVERLDQARGHVPEPIVPVVPFEMPFVSRRLVEPIATAEAIEQVIADLVGDLVADLHERGLGVRTAVLSCERVDAREQRVAVGTARATRDTKHLLRLFKLRIDRIEPGLGIEAMALAAPQVDALTPEAIGAGLTDEPRTPDIAPLVDQLAGRAGEAALFRLSAIESDVPERAIGRAGPLATPDGWPAWVRPIRMLARPEALSGVVALLPDHPPRRFAWRGRSYRVVAGDGPERIHGEWWRRAGEMWAVRDYFRVEAESGERFWLFRRGDAQEGNTGDLSWYMHGVFG
- a CDS encoding SOS response-associated peptidase encodes the protein MCNDYRLEVDIASIAEDFDDLQIKIKMPEGAPNVPAREDVRITDMAPIVKASDGDAVGELVNRRWSWPGQGSKPVYNIRSEGRDLGAQRCLVLCDGFYEFTDPTDKSQKRLDKWLFTMKDHRWFCMAGIWRDAFVGEAFSLLTMDAGPDIAPYHHRQIIPLPRDRWADWLDPRVPAADILQWLPEGSLEVRQVYGKPPAQGALAL
- a CDS encoding nucleoside triphosphate pyrophosphohydrolase family protein: MADDFEALTIDQYVREAARTDQRKGPGTIGFTMLGLVGETGSLLAEAKKKQRDAASYLGYAEAVAEEIGDVLWYLAAVARRHRLALSDIAAAALVADGVYRAGANAALSLHALQPAHMPLAKAPMPKFEHGLLGLAGEVGLLARDIDGAGQPGHRAAVAQSMVAIMRRLIQAATDSGVTLEGAAIKNLQKIFDRWPRERQYPPAFDESNDAEEQLPRTMEVDVYERTVRGQVYVYQRSRGVYVGDRLTDNAMEPDDYRFHDVFHYAYVAVLGWSPVIRALLRLKRKSDPKLDDAEDGARAILIEEGVTSWLFGQAQQLNFFEGVKPGGLPLDMLKHVRQFVAGYEADRCPLWLWEEAILQGYAAFRFLQKNRRARIGIDFARRRLRIKELP
- a CDS encoding ImuA family protein, giving the protein MTAPPFTQPRPSAEELQSLREAVARAQSVRGPVLPFGVGPLDHLLSGGGLDGAGLHEVAAASASWSDDAAATLFAAGIAARFAAPGLSALWALTRFDLYAPGLEQAGLGPERVLYAQGKTDKELLAMCEDALRDGALACVVAEVKAADQTATRRLQLAASEGKTPMLLYRRYRRYGQCPLTDLSLACTRWRIGSLASSPLTMPGVGRGRWSVELVRQRGGPPFSLELEACDDQGRLALPAATRDRAIAAGGVDLALGHAA
- a CDS encoding DUF1810 domain-containing protein, with the protein product MSDHDGLDRFVEAQAEIYPRALGEIGRGQKRSHWMWFIFPQLAGLGRSAMAQHYAIADLGEARAYLAHPLLGARYSECVAALQDVALSDPVAVFGEVDAVKLRSSLTLFEAASDRPLFAAALDRWFGGVRDERTLARLARAADR
- a CDS encoding retropepsin-like aspartic protease family protein, which gives rise to MPITTDLPWNELAIYAVGAALILVILFKIPYVGRVLRALFSFALLAFGIFLVLQQAPFDPNLSRITANLGLDTQEVVGNEVRIPMSRDGHFWAEVELNGTKRRMLVDSGATVTALSEATAAAGGVKADATLVPLLMKTANGTVRADAGTVDRLRIGGIEARKLKIVISPGLGDTDVLGMNFLSQLKSWRVEGRTLILTPKASDPAA
- a CDS encoding SOS response-associated peptidase family protein produces the protein MVEAVWGSDPRFSDGVNFRFVRSEGRVFPKRRCLIPASEFRMGTGDHRYRVTLDSGNFFYLAAIWDPPLADWPLSYRILTIPAGADVLPYQTRHGVIVERRNVMHWLDGTQPNEVLFEEPPRHTFFVEPLRAQADLPL